One window from the genome of Candidatus Zixiibacteriota bacterium encodes:
- a CDS encoding ABC transporter substrate-binding protein translates to MKILKFKNTTRTVIFITGLIVFLVLVSLLILSLIQQKPPLKARIAYVPFSSCLPFFVALENGYFEKRGIDVEPIKTGNANEAINSLIAGKVEGTIGLGLTTLFSVEQATAGQFKIYLPSVETKTKYVTFLLVPKDSPITSIAELKGKRIGTYSGTSQLLVLKLFLQRFMNPDKDVQIIQVSPELQAQALMAGQFDALFTIDPYATIVIEKGFTKVLMENPRVEHILNPFPAGANAFSLKFINENPAAVEKIVAALEEAIDFIRKNEKDAKKVLPKYTPLEDAISQKSHLYEWWKMNEVDEDVIQKYADLLFEGKELKKRIEVSTLFLRARGSKLR, encoded by the coding sequence ATGAAAATACTAAAATTTAAAAATACAACAAGGACAGTAATATTCATTACCGGTTTAATTGTTTTTTTGGTTTTAGTCTCTCTTTTAATTTTGTCACTGATACAACAAAAGCCACCGTTAAAAGCAAGAATTGCTTATGTTCCCTTTAGTTCTTGTTTACCATTCTTTGTAGCTTTAGAAAACGGTTATTTTGAAAAAAGAGGAATTGATGTAGAACCAATAAAAACGGGAAATGCAAACGAGGCAATTAACAGTCTAATTGCTGGAAAGGTTGAGGGAACAATCGGATTAGGCTTGACCACTCTTTTTTCTGTAGAGCAAGCTACGGCAGGCCAATTCAAAATTTATTTACCGAGCGTTGAAACAAAAACTAAGTATGTCACCTTTCTTCTCGTACCTAAAGATTCGCCTATAACCTCCATAGCTGAACTAAAAGGGAAAAGAATTGGCACATATTCTGGTACCTCTCAATTGCTTGTTCTAAAACTATTCCTCCAGCGGTTTATGAATCCTGACAAAGACGTTCAAATTATTCAAGTTTCTCCAGAATTGCAAGCTCAAGCTCTTATGGCTGGACAGTTTGATGCGTTATTCACTATCGATCCTTATGCAACCATTGTTATAGAGAAAGGATTTACAAAGGTATTAATGGAAAATCCAAGGGTTGAGCATATATTAAATCCCTTTCCTGCGGGGGCTAATGCCTTTTCTCTTAAATTCATTAATGAGAATCCAGCAGCGGTAGAGAAGATAGTTGCGGCTTTAGAAGAGGCAATTGATTTTATTAGAAAAAACGAAAAAGATGCTAAAAAAGTGCTGCCCAAATACACTCCTTTAGAGGATGCAATCTCCCAAAAAAGTCACCTGTATGAGTGGTGGAAGATGAATGAAGTTGATGAGGATGTTATTCAGAAATATGCTGATCTTCTATTTGAAGGGAAGGAATTAAAGAAAAGGATAGAGGTCTCTACATTGTTTTTGCGGGCAAGAGGATCCAAATTAAGATAG
- a CDS encoding PTS sugar transporter subunit IIA — protein sequence MNLSKYFKPEFIKLELETKIEFDEENGLHPQKKLWRTKEAILEELVELLDKSGKVCNKHKLLLDLLNREKKSSTGIGKGIAIPHVRTMQVREFVIGFARSKEGYEFDSIDGKPVHLFFVMGAPPYDDSLYLKVFKAIAELFHSDTFEEELMSATSEYEIIRAIQKVE from the coding sequence GTGAACTTATCAAAGTACTTTAAACCTGAGTTTATCAAATTAGAGCTGGAGACCAAAATCGAGTTCGATGAGGAAAACGGTCTCCATCCCCAGAAGAAACTATGGAGGACAAAGGAAGCTATTTTAGAGGAGTTAGTCGAGCTTCTGGATAAGTCCGGAAAAGTCTGCAACAAGCATAAACTTCTTTTAGACCTTTTGAACCGGGAGAAAAAATCCTCTACCGGTATTGGAAAGGGTATTGCCATACCCCATGTCAGGACTATGCAGGTGAGAGAGTTCGTCATCGGCTTTGCCCGTTCAAAAGAAGGATATGAATTTGATTCAATAGATGGGAAACCAGTTCATCTTTTCTTCGTAATGGGGGCACCTCCCTATGATGACTCCCTTTACTTGAAGGTGTTCAAGGCCATAGCCGAGCTTTTCCATTCAGATACTTTTGAGGAAGAGCTTATGTCAGCAACCTCAGAATACGAGATAATCAGAGCAATCCAGAAAGTAGAGTGA